The following are encoded together in the Hyalangium ruber genome:
- a CDS encoding cytochrome c/FTR1 family iron permease, with translation MNRTGVVLLSLLLALPLAARADESASEGRTWHRLVGILQYLQADYPAAVESQSEFELTEQKSFIAEAVVAANELGSAGQGFLPRIQAVKARVDEGKDPEGVSRDCGALVEDLVLAGGLSRSPRQPPNLTRGEELYKVSCTACHGADGRAQVTIAQTMEPQPANFHDPDIMAGLTPYKAFNTTSFGVPGTAMPGFPTLSEDERWSLAFFLFTLRQPACEGTPPRVSLERLATATDPELAAEYGEQNIACLRRKLPDVDEERALMAARTRVEEALRLGGSGDMLGARNALLDAYLTGLEPVEVKLRARDPQLVTKLEQSFLQSRLAAERNSPHLQDEGRELLSLLDQARRGSGNTASMLSVIWLTFLILLREGFEATVIVAALLAALKKMEATQQVRVVHAGWISALVVGALAFFFGRHLLAGANREVMEGVVALVAVAMLLYAALWLNARANMSRFMGELRQKMQGALGSGSTLGLFAIAFTAVLRESFETAVFLQGLALDSASGVAWGSLAGGVALVAMVLFVRRVGYKLPMKTLFQASTVLLVATAVMLLGKGLHALQEVALLPLMPIPFVTVEMLGVYPDAVSLTPQLVLALAPLAFLAFRKGRTARLAGASSQG, from the coding sequence GTGAACCGCACCGGTGTCGTCCTGTTGTCCCTGCTCCTCGCGCTGCCGCTGGCGGCTCGGGCCGATGAGTCCGCGTCCGAGGGGCGCACCTGGCACCGGCTGGTGGGCATCCTCCAATACCTGCAAGCCGACTACCCGGCCGCGGTCGAGTCCCAGTCCGAGTTCGAGCTGACGGAGCAGAAGAGCTTCATCGCCGAGGCGGTGGTGGCGGCCAACGAGCTGGGCTCGGCGGGCCAGGGCTTCCTGCCTCGCATCCAGGCGGTGAAGGCCCGGGTGGATGAGGGCAAGGACCCCGAGGGCGTCAGCCGCGACTGTGGCGCGCTCGTGGAGGACCTGGTGCTCGCCGGGGGCCTGTCGCGCAGCCCGCGCCAGCCGCCCAACCTCACCCGGGGCGAGGAGCTCTATAAGGTGTCCTGCACCGCCTGCCACGGCGCCGATGGCCGCGCCCAGGTGACCATCGCCCAGACGATGGAGCCCCAGCCGGCCAACTTCCATGATCCGGACATCATGGCCGGGCTCACGCCGTACAAGGCCTTCAACACCACCAGCTTCGGGGTGCCGGGCACTGCGATGCCGGGCTTCCCCACGCTCTCCGAGGATGAGCGCTGGTCGCTGGCCTTCTTCCTCTTCACCCTGCGCCAGCCCGCGTGCGAGGGCACCCCACCGCGCGTGTCGCTGGAGCGCCTGGCCACCGCCACGGACCCGGAATTGGCCGCCGAGTACGGCGAGCAGAACATCGCGTGCCTGCGCCGCAAGTTGCCGGACGTGGACGAGGAGCGCGCGTTGATGGCGGCGCGCACCCGGGTGGAGGAGGCGCTGCGGCTGGGCGGCTCGGGCGACATGCTGGGCGCTCGCAACGCGTTGCTGGACGCGTACCTCACGGGCCTGGAGCCGGTGGAGGTGAAGCTGCGCGCGAGGGATCCGCAGCTGGTGACGAAGCTGGAGCAGTCGTTCCTCCAGTCGCGGCTGGCGGCCGAGCGCAACAGCCCGCACCTGCAGGACGAGGGGCGCGAGCTGCTGTCGCTGCTGGACCAGGCGCGGCGGGGCAGCGGCAACACGGCGAGCATGCTGTCCGTCATCTGGCTCACCTTCCTCATCCTCCTGCGCGAGGGCTTCGAGGCCACCGTCATCGTCGCGGCGCTGCTGGCGGCGCTCAAGAAGATGGAGGCCACCCAGCAGGTGCGCGTGGTGCACGCCGGGTGGATCTCCGCGCTGGTGGTGGGCGCGCTGGCGTTCTTCTTCGGGAGGCACCTGCTGGCCGGCGCCAACCGCGAGGTGATGGAGGGCGTGGTGGCCCTGGTGGCGGTGGCGATGCTGCTGTACGCGGCGCTGTGGCTGAATGCGCGCGCCAACATGAGCCGCTTCATGGGCGAGCTGCGCCAGAAGATGCAGGGCGCGCTGGGCAGCGGCAGCACGCTGGGCCTGTTCGCCATCGCCTTCACCGCGGTGCTGCGCGAGAGCTTCGAGACGGCGGTGTTCCTCCAGGGCCTGGCGCTCGACTCGGCCTCGGGCGTGGCGTGGGGCTCGCTGGCGGGCGGCGTGGCGCTGGTGGCGATGGTCCTCTTCGTGCGCCGCGTGGGCTACAAGCTGCCCATGAAGACGCTCTTCCAGGCGTCCACGGTGCTGCTGGTGGCCACCGCCGTCATGCTGCTGGGCAAGGGGCTGCACGCGCTCCAAGAGGTGGCCCTGCTGCCGCTGATGCCCATCCCCTTCGTCACCGTGGAGATGCTGGGCGTCTACCCGGACGCGGTGTCGCTCACGCCGCAGCTGGTGCTCGCGCTGGCGCCACTGGCCTTCCTCGCCTTCCGCAAGGGTCGCACGGCGCGGCTGGCCGGAGCCTCCTCGCAGGGCTGA